A DNA window from Streptomyces sp. 71268 contains the following coding sequences:
- a CDS encoding acyl-CoA synthetase, whose translation MSKALLAALASAGEDRPDALTIAGRPCSREELLGAAGAVAARIAGAPVVAVRAEATLETVVAVVGGLLAGVPVVPLPPDSGPAERDHILRDSGATLLLTGVGGADDAAGPGEGAGGAGGPGGQGVEVVPVDTAERADWAKPEPDEAATALILYTSGTTGAPKGALISRRAVAAGLDGLADAWSWTPDDTLAHGLPLFHVHGLVLGVLGALRVGSRLVHTGRPRPQAYAAAGGTLYFGVPTVWNRVAGDPAAARALRGARLLVSGSAPLPTPVFRGLAELTGHQVVERYGMTETLITVATRADGERRPGHVGVPLPGVRTRIVAEPGAEIGELEVTGPTLFDGYLNRPEATATSYTADGWFRTGDIAAIEPDGTHRIVGRASTDMIKSGGYRIGAGEVENALLDHPAVREAAVVGAPHEDLGQEIVAYVVADGVGEAELIDFVAGHLSAHKRPRKVRFLEALPRNAMGKPQKRLLPPA comes from the coding sequence GTGAGCAAGGCTCTGTTGGCGGCCCTGGCAAGCGCGGGCGAGGACCGGCCCGACGCACTGACCATCGCCGGGCGCCCCTGTTCCCGGGAGGAGCTGCTGGGGGCCGCGGGCGCGGTGGCGGCCCGGATCGCGGGCGCGCCGGTGGTGGCCGTGCGGGCGGAGGCCACCCTGGAGACCGTGGTGGCCGTGGTGGGCGGGCTGCTGGCCGGCGTACCGGTGGTCCCGCTGCCGCCCGACTCCGGGCCGGCCGAACGCGATCACATCCTGCGCGACTCGGGCGCGACCCTGCTGCTCACCGGGGTCGGCGGGGCGGACGACGCCGCCGGGCCGGGCGAAGGCGCGGGCGGCGCGGGCGGCCCGGGCGGTCAGGGCGTCGAGGTGGTGCCCGTCGACACGGCCGAGCGCGCCGACTGGGCGAAGCCGGAGCCGGACGAGGCCGCCACCGCTCTCATCCTCTACACCTCGGGCACCACCGGCGCGCCCAAGGGCGCCCTCATCTCGCGGCGCGCCGTCGCCGCCGGCCTGGACGGCCTGGCCGACGCCTGGTCCTGGACCCCCGACGACACGCTCGCCCACGGCCTGCCGCTGTTCCACGTGCACGGCCTGGTCCTCGGTGTCCTCGGCGCGCTGCGCGTCGGCAGCCGCCTGGTGCACACCGGCCGGCCCAGGCCGCAGGCGTACGCGGCGGCGGGCGGCACGCTCTACTTCGGTGTGCCCACCGTGTGGAACCGGGTCGCCGGCGACCCGGCCGCGGCCCGGGCGCTGCGCGGCGCCCGACTGCTGGTCTCCGGCAGCGCGCCGCTGCCCACGCCGGTCTTCCGCGGGCTGGCGGAGCTGACCGGGCACCAGGTGGTGGAGCGGTACGGCATGACCGAGACGCTGATCACCGTGGCGACCCGCGCGGACGGCGAGCGGCGCCCCGGCCACGTCGGCGTCCCGCTGCCCGGGGTCCGGACCCGGATCGTCGCCGAACCGGGCGCGGAGATCGGCGAGTTGGAGGTGACCGGGCCGACCCTGTTCGACGGTTACCTGAACCGGCCGGAGGCCACGGCCACCTCGTACACCGCCGACGGCTGGTTCCGTACGGGCGACATCGCCGCCATCGAGCCGGACGGCACGCACCGCATCGTCGGCCGGGCCTCGACGGACATGATCAAGTCCGGGGGGTACCGCATCGGCGCCGGCGAGGTCGAGAACGCGCTGCTCGACCACCCGGCCGTGCGCGAGGCGGCGGTCGTCGGCGCGCCGCACGAGGACCTCGGGCAGGAGATCGTGGCGTACGTGGTGGCCGACGGGGTGGGCGAGGCGGAGCTGATCGACTTCGTCGCCGGTCACCTGTCGGCCCACAAGCGCCCGCGCAAGGTGCGCTTCCTGGAGGCACTGCCGCGCAACGCGATGGGCAAGCCGCAGAAGCGCCTGCTGCCACCGGCGTGA
- a CDS encoding diaminopimelate decarboxylase produces MTSIETGQGPRDDATLGQPEPTGPDTPARDRATAGPVAGPNGNGEADLGEAAARRRDQAVRAAVEQGLIGPDAPVIALVDVAAIRASAAALQAAFAEVTAPGTPVLHAFAVKAANLVPVLRLLTDAGLGCEVASPGELALAQAAGVAPERMVLDSPAKTVAELRTALALGIAVNADSFQELARLDELVAAAPTASPLGLRVNPQVGGGTISALSTATATSKFGVPLRDDGPRGGSPAEVRARVVDAVLARPWLTRLHAHVGSQGCPLELLAGGVREVYELAEEINEAAGRQQITGFDLGGGLPVNFASDTVAPTYRDYARLLHATVPGLLDGRYALVTEFGRSLLAKTGTVLARVEYAKSAGGRAIAITHAGAQVATRTVFAPRSWPIRVAGYTPRGLPKRGPLVAQDVAGPCCFAGDLVAKNRPLPLLEAGDLTALLDTGAYYFCHHFAYNSLPRPGVYGFVTDPGSAGGVRFATVREPQTVSEIVAESGGAQSEALTDLDS; encoded by the coding sequence ATGACCTCAATCGAGACGGGCCAGGGGCCACGGGACGACGCGACGCTCGGGCAACCGGAGCCGACGGGCCCGGACACGCCCGCACGGGACCGAGCGACGGCGGGCCCGGTGGCCGGGCCGAACGGAAACGGCGAGGCCGACCTGGGCGAGGCCGCCGCGCGCCGGCGCGACCAGGCGGTGCGGGCCGCCGTCGAACAGGGCCTGATCGGCCCGGACGCCCCCGTGATCGCGCTCGTTGACGTGGCCGCGATCCGCGCCTCGGCCGCGGCGCTCCAGGCCGCGTTCGCCGAGGTGACCGCGCCCGGCACGCCGGTGCTGCACGCGTTCGCGGTCAAGGCGGCCAACCTCGTACCGGTGTTGCGGCTGCTCACCGACGCGGGCCTGGGCTGCGAGGTGGCCAGCCCCGGCGAACTCGCCCTGGCCCAGGCGGCGGGCGTGGCCCCCGAGCGCATGGTGCTCGACTCGCCCGCCAAGACCGTGGCCGAGCTGCGGACGGCCCTCGCACTCGGCATCGCCGTCAACGCCGACAGCTTTCAGGAGTTGGCACGCCTCGACGAGCTGGTGGCGGCGGCGCCGACCGCGTCACCGCTCGGGCTGCGCGTCAACCCGCAGGTGGGCGGGGGCACGATCAGCGCGCTGAGCACGGCCACGGCGACCTCCAAGTTCGGCGTGCCGCTGCGCGACGACGGCCCGCGCGGCGGCTCGCCGGCCGAGGTGCGGGCCAGGGTCGTGGACGCGGTGTTGGCCCGGCCCTGGCTCACCCGGCTGCACGCCCACGTCGGCTCGCAGGGCTGTCCGCTGGAGTTGCTGGCGGGCGGCGTGCGCGAGGTCTACGAGTTGGCCGAGGAGATCAACGAGGCGGCCGGCCGGCAGCAGATCACCGGCTTCGACCTGGGCGGCGGGCTGCCGGTCAACTTCGCGTCCGACACCGTCGCCCCGACCTACCGCGACTACGCCCGGCTGCTGCACGCGACCGTGCCCGGGCTGCTCGACGGCCGGTACGCGCTGGTCACCGAGTTCGGCCGGTCCCTGCTGGCCAAGACGGGCACCGTGCTGGCGCGCGTCGAGTACGCCAAGTCGGCCGGGGGCCGCGCCATCGCCATCACCCACGCGGGCGCCCAGGTGGCCACCCGTACCGTCTTCGCCCCCCGCTCCTGGCCCATCCGCGTCGCCGGCTACACCCCGCGGGGCCTGCCCAAGCGCGGCCCGCTGGTGGCCCAGGACGTGGCGGGCCCGTGCTGCTTCGCGGGCGACCTGGTGGCCAAGAACCGGCCCCTGCCGCTGCTGGAGGCGGGCGACCTGACGGCCCTGCTCGACACCGGGGCGTACTACTTCTGCCACCACTTCGCCTACAACAGCCTGCCCAGGCCGGGTGTCTACGGCTTCGTCACGGACCCGGGGTCGGCGGGGGGCGTGCGGTTCGCCACCGTGCGCGAGCCGCAGACCGTGAGCGAGATCGTGGCGGAGAGCGGCGGCGCCCAGAGCGAGGCGCTGACCGACCTCGACTCCTGA
- a CDS encoding helix-turn-helix domain-containing protein translates to MEALAVRLSRLDTHVEGAIRVVMFYDTLMRRRVDLTALARASAGLAECVAGVRLHSTGRAVRLAPDGQPAPGPPAPASSRAPIVLDEEEIGTVWLERPGPPNPLDEVVLDRLAIAAAAVVERYGPARTTMADPALVELVISADSDEAARARALRLLGFAVGRPVHVLAVRARLPLDRVAGLLCPAHQVKAAPLTGVGVILASHADPARLPADVRAGIGAAERPELSWQQARTALRFATARQPVVRYGELGALALLAQVPPDALRANTDVAAIARLADNPRDLETLDTYCAAGSLRRAADLLHLHHSSVARRLEPLGKALDLDLTEPAGLVRARLALAAWQLTGDRAPE, encoded by the coding sequence ATGGAGGCACTGGCCGTACGGCTGTCGCGACTGGACACGCACGTCGAGGGCGCGATCCGGGTCGTCATGTTCTACGACACGCTGATGCGCCGCCGCGTGGACCTGACGGCGCTCGCCCGCGCGTCGGCCGGCCTGGCCGAGTGCGTGGCGGGGGTGCGGCTGCACAGCACGGGGCGGGCGGTCCGGCTCGCGCCCGACGGCCAGCCGGCGCCCGGCCCGCCGGCGCCCGCGTCCAGCCGGGCGCCGATCGTCCTGGACGAGGAGGAGATCGGCACGGTGTGGCTGGAGCGCCCCGGGCCGCCGAACCCGCTGGATGAGGTGGTCCTGGACCGGCTGGCCATCGCCGCAGCGGCGGTGGTCGAGCGGTACGGCCCGGCCCGCACCACCATGGCCGACCCCGCCCTGGTCGAGCTGGTGATCAGCGCCGACAGCGACGAGGCGGCCCGAGCCCGGGCGCTGCGGCTGCTGGGCTTCGCCGTCGGACGGCCGGTCCACGTGCTGGCCGTGCGCGCCCGGCTCCCGCTGGACCGGGTCGCCGGCCTGCTCTGCCCGGCCCACCAGGTGAAGGCCGCGCCGCTGACCGGCGTGGGTGTCATCCTGGCCAGCCACGCGGACCCGGCCCGGCTCCCGGCTGACGTGCGCGCGGGCATCGGCGCGGCCGAGCGGCCCGAGCTGTCCTGGCAGCAGGCCCGCACCGCGCTGCGCTTCGCAACGGCCCGCCAACCGGTCGTGCGCTACGGCGAGTTGGGGGCGCTCGCGCTGCTCGCGCAGGTGCCGCCGGACGCCCTGCGCGCCAACACGGACGTGGCCGCGATCGCGCGCCTCGCCGACAACCCGCGGGATCTGGAGACGCTGGACACCTACTGCGCCGCCGGCTCCCTGCGGCGGGCCGCCGACCTGCTCCACCTGCACCACAGCAGCGTCGCCCGCCGCCTCGAACCGCTCGGCAAGGCCCTGGACCTCGACCTCACCGAGCCCGCCGGGCTGGTGCGGGCCCGACTCGCCCTCGCCGCCTGGCAGCTCACCGGCGACCGCGCCCCGGAGTGA
- a CDS encoding alpha/beta hydrolase: MDPELEAFLPLLPRAKLTDPVAERANFAALAASVPGPDVTGMDVEDRAVGADPAVPVRIYRPHGARGAIVWLHGGGWVMGDVDTEHPWAARLASASGATVISVGYRLAPEHPFPAAFDDAYAVLTWASEHAAELGAEADRIAVGGHSAGGGLAAGLALRARDEQGPPIRFQLLNQPGLDDRQVTWSSRNFTDTPWMNRDTVAAAWKHYLAGQAATPYAAPARATDLSGLPPAYVASAELCPNRDENIDYALRLLQSGVSVELHQWAGTFHGSQAILSAEISQRQFTELGGALRRALDA; encoded by the coding sequence ATGGACCCAGAACTCGAAGCGTTCCTGCCGCTGCTTCCCCGAGCCAAGCTGACCGACCCGGTCGCCGAGCGCGCGAACTTCGCCGCGCTGGCCGCCTCGGTGCCGGGGCCCGACGTCACCGGCATGGACGTCGAGGACCGCGCGGTGGGCGCGGACCCGGCCGTGCCCGTGCGGATCTACCGCCCGCACGGGGCGCGCGGCGCCATCGTGTGGCTGCACGGCGGCGGTTGGGTGATGGGCGACGTGGACACCGAGCACCCGTGGGCCGCCCGACTCGCGTCGGCCTCCGGCGCGACGGTGATCTCGGTGGGCTACCGGCTGGCCCCCGAGCACCCGTTCCCGGCCGCCTTCGACGACGCGTACGCCGTACTGACCTGGGCCAGCGAACACGCGGCCGAACTCGGCGCCGAAGCGGACCGGATCGCGGTCGGCGGGCACAGCGCCGGCGGGGGACTCGCGGCCGGACTCGCGCTGCGCGCCCGCGACGAGCAGGGGCCGCCGATCCGCTTCCAACTCCTCAACCAGCCCGGGCTCGACGACCGCCAGGTCACCTGGTCGAGCCGGAACTTCACGGACACGCCCTGGATGAACCGGGACACGGTCGCCGCCGCCTGGAAGCACTACCTGGCCGGCCAGGCAGCCACCCCGTACGCCGCCCCCGCCCGCGCCACCGACCTGTCCGGGCTACCACCGGCCTACGTCGCCTCCGCGGAACTCTGCCCGAACCGCGACGAGAACATCGACTACGCGCTGCGCCTGCTCCAGTCCGGCGTGTCGGTCGAACTCCACCAGTGGGCCGGCACCTTCCACGGCTCGCAGGCCATCCTGTCCGCCGAGATCTCCCAACGACAGTTCACCGAACTCGGCGGCGCGCTGCGCCGCGCCCTGGACGCGTGA
- a CDS encoding MurR/RpiR family transcriptional regulator → MDETPDASGAAARLQKLFEGHRLTPTQRRIAHCMVRRAADAPFLSSVELAELAGVSQPSVTRFAVALGFDGYPGLRKHLRDVAPTERSGDQAGVNEYQQAVQAEIDNLRHLATLLADPEPVARAGRLLAASRPLPVLGLRAASAQAAGFSYFARKVHPDVRLLDEGGTMLADRIDAATAAGASALLCFALPRHPREVVAALEYARSAGLAVVTVADSAFAPVAGHSDLLLPAAVGTGLAFDTACAPMLLGRVLLEAMCDELPDAQARLEEFDARAAARGLFED, encoded by the coding sequence ATGGACGAGACGCCGGACGCGAGTGGGGCAGCCGCGCGGCTCCAGAAGCTCTTCGAGGGGCACCGGCTCACGCCCACCCAGCGCCGCATCGCCCACTGCATGGTGCGCCGCGCCGCCGACGCGCCCTTCCTGTCCAGCGTGGAACTCGCCGAACTCGCCGGCGTCAGCCAGCCGTCCGTGACCCGCTTCGCGGTGGCGCTCGGCTTCGACGGTTACCCGGGGCTCCGCAAGCACCTGCGCGACGTCGCCCCGACCGAGCGGAGCGGCGACCAGGCGGGGGTCAACGAGTACCAGCAGGCGGTCCAGGCCGAGATCGACAACCTGCGCCACCTGGCCACGCTGCTGGCCGACCCGGAGCCCGTCGCCCGCGCCGGCCGGCTGCTGGCCGCCTCCCGGCCGCTGCCCGTGCTCGGACTGCGCGCGGCCTCGGCGCAGGCCGCCGGGTTCAGCTACTTCGCGCGCAAGGTGCACCCGGACGTACGACTGCTCGACGAGGGCGGCACGATGCTCGCCGACCGCATCGACGCCGCCACCGCCGCGGGCGCCAGCGCCCTGCTGTGCTTCGCGCTGCCCCGTCACCCGCGCGAGGTGGTCGCCGCGCTGGAGTACGCGCGCTCGGCCGGGCTGGCCGTCGTCACGGTCGCCGACAGCGCCTTCGCGCCGGTCGCCGGCCACAGCGACCTGCTGCTGCCGGCCGCCGTGGGCACCGGGCTCGCCTTCGACACGGCCTGCGCGCCGATGCTGCTGGGCCGGGTGCTGCTGGAGGCCATGTGCGACGAGCTGCCGGACGCGCAGGCCCGCCTGGAGGAGTTCGACGCCAGGGCGGCGGCGCGCGGCCTCTTCGAGGACTGA
- a CDS encoding cupin domain-containing protein, with the protein MTATPIDPAAPIRPVDLFASFLHLHQDGRARAAEPVFQHEGEGWQLMTFHVETDADVHGDHWEVHPEAEEVVACLAGGIRLYFRPERPDEAEEEVAVAAGSAVIVPRGRWHRIALDGPSDIMSLTVPRGSRLEKRE; encoded by the coding sequence ATGACCGCGACCCCGATCGACCCCGCCGCCCCCATCCGTCCCGTCGACCTCTTCGCCTCCTTCCTCCACCTGCACCAGGACGGCCGAGCCCGGGCGGCGGAGCCCGTGTTCCAACACGAGGGAGAGGGCTGGCAGTTGATGACCTTCCACGTGGAGACCGACGCCGACGTCCACGGCGACCACTGGGAGGTGCACCCCGAAGCGGAGGAGGTCGTGGCCTGCCTCGCCGGCGGGATACGCCTGTACTTCCGCCCGGAGCGCCCGGACGAGGCCGAGGAGGAGGTCGCGGTGGCGGCCGGCTCCGCGGTCATCGTCCCGCGCGGCCGCTGGCACCGCATCGCCCTGGACGGCCCGAGCGACATCATGTCCCTCACCGTGCCGCGGGGCAGCCGGTTGGAGAAGCGGGAGTGA
- a CDS encoding MarR family transcriptional regulator produces the protein MPTSEAAAIAAELRTAMGKLTRRVTHEDRIPLGQVAVLGALDRNGAMTTSDLAADQRVRPQSMARAVGLLMEQGLITRRAHPTDGRKSLVELSDAGRTALEAERGRRVGWLAQAIEAELTDEERELLARSATLLERLATR, from the coding sequence ATGCCCACCTCGGAAGCCGCCGCCATCGCCGCTGAACTGCGCACCGCGATGGGCAAGCTCACCCGACGCGTGACCCACGAGGACCGCATCCCGCTGGGCCAGGTCGCCGTGCTCGGCGCGCTCGACCGCAACGGCGCCATGACCACCAGCGACCTCGCCGCCGACCAGCGCGTACGCCCGCAGTCGATGGCCCGCGCGGTGGGGCTGCTGATGGAGCAGGGCCTGATCACGCGCCGGGCGCACCCCACGGACGGCCGTAAGTCGCTGGTGGAACTCTCGGACGCTGGCCGGACCGCGCTCGAAGCGGAGCGGGGCCGCCGGGTGGGTTGGCTCGCGCAGGCCATCGAGGCCGAACTCACGGACGAGGAGCGGGAGTTGCTGGCGCGCAGCGCCACCCTGTTGGAGCGGCTCGCCACGCGTTAG
- a CDS encoding cupin domain-containing protein: MDDTTEPATDPGREPGTAGPGAPGEPPLTAVALGRAAGQLAWRSRVLGRVGTSAVKVLRMSELPLAEERHESAEALLVLDGLLALEVRGEPVDVRAGELFLVPAGAPHRVRPREHGNAAGRGGGPGAGGVGASRGVGRPALAGGGSGHLSVRPCRPGAGPGRWAHPVGCGGTPPAGGCAPHSAANRCVRTVGCAPSDVHATHTAARRPTPSTPSWPSGTAHAGPPSGCPV, from the coding sequence GTGGACGACACGACGGAACCGGCGACCGACCCCGGGCGGGAGCCCGGCACGGCCGGGCCCGGGGCGCCCGGCGAGCCGCCGCTGACCGCCGTCGCGCTGGGGCGGGCCGCCGGCCAACTGGCGTGGCGGTCGCGGGTGCTGGGCCGGGTCGGTACGAGCGCGGTCAAGGTGTTGCGGATGAGCGAGCTGCCCCTCGCGGAGGAGCGCCACGAGAGCGCGGAGGCCCTGCTCGTGCTCGACGGCCTCCTCGCCCTGGAGGTGCGGGGCGAGCCGGTGGACGTACGGGCCGGAGAGCTGTTCCTCGTGCCGGCCGGCGCCCCGCACCGGGTGCGCCCCCGGGAGCACGGGAACGCTGCTGGTCGTGGAGGAGGACCCGGCGCCGGGGGAGTAGGGGCGAGCCGGGGAGTAGGGCGGCCCGCCCTCGCCGGAGGTGGGTCGGGGCACCTGTCGGTACGGCCGTGCCGGCCGGGCGCGGGGCCAGGGCGGTGGGCGCACCCGGTCGGGTGCGGTGGGACGCCACCTGCCGGTGGGTGCGCACCGCACAGCGCCGCGAACCGTTGTGTGCGTACCGTCGGCTGTGCGCCTTCCGACGTCCATGCCACCCACACCGCCGCACGCCGCCCGACGCCGTCCACGCCGTCCTGGCCATCCGGTACCGCCCACGCGGGCCCACCGTCCGGCTGCCCCGTGTGA
- a CDS encoding GAF domain-containing SpoIIE family protein phosphatase — MTGELELPAVLRRIVRTAMDLVGARYGALGVLDEEGTFLTEFVPLGLNSQELADLSGVELPRGSGLLGHLIRHPEPLRVEHIAAHPESAGFPAGHPPMRTLLGVAISVRGRVYGNLYLSDREDGKPFDEHDEGVILALAGTAGVAIENARLYRQARNRAEQFQRLLLPRLPDLDPFQACAVYRPATPPGHLGGDWYDAVKLPDGSCVAVIGDVVGHDMRAAAAMSQTRGMLRALSFEAGTPPSASLEQLDRIMEVTGGELLTTACVVRIDPGQRGWTLHWSSAGHPPPLVLWPDGTARYLDAEPGTPLGVDTTLPRPGHHVALPANSTVVLYTDGLVERSDESLDRGLDSLADTAHRHAGAPLRELCAALADHHPGDGHDDMAVLALRTPATPGNAPSAGRG, encoded by the coding sequence ATCACCGGCGAACTGGAGCTGCCGGCGGTGCTGCGCCGGATCGTACGCACCGCGATGGACCTCGTCGGCGCCCGTTACGGGGCCCTGGGCGTGCTGGACGAGGAGGGCACCTTCCTCACCGAGTTCGTCCCCCTCGGCCTGAACTCGCAGGAGTTGGCGGACCTCTCCGGGGTGGAGCTGCCGCGCGGGAGCGGCCTGCTCGGGCATCTGATCCGGCACCCCGAGCCGCTGCGGGTGGAGCACATCGCGGCGCACCCGGAGTCGGCCGGCTTCCCGGCCGGCCACCCGCCGATGCGGACGCTGCTGGGGGTCGCCATCTCCGTGCGCGGGCGCGTGTACGGCAACCTGTACCTGTCGGACCGCGAGGACGGGAAGCCCTTCGACGAGCACGACGAGGGGGTGATCCTGGCCCTGGCCGGTACGGCGGGGGTCGCGATCGAGAACGCCCGCCTGTACCGCCAGGCCCGCAACAGGGCCGAGCAGTTCCAGCGCCTGCTGCTGCCCCGGCTTCCGGACCTGGACCCGTTCCAGGCGTGCGCGGTCTACCGGCCGGCCACCCCGCCCGGGCACCTGGGCGGGGACTGGTACGACGCGGTGAAGCTGCCCGACGGCTCCTGTGTGGCCGTCATCGGCGACGTGGTGGGCCACGACATGCGGGCGGCGGCCGCGATGTCGCAGACCCGCGGCATGTTGCGGGCCCTGTCGTTCGAGGCCGGCACCCCGCCCAGCGCCTCCCTCGAACAGCTCGACCGCATCATGGAGGTGACCGGCGGCGAACTCCTGACCACGGCGTGCGTGGTACGCATCGACCCGGGCCAGCGCGGGTGGACCCTGCACTGGTCCAGCGCGGGCCACCCACCACCCCTCGTCCTGTGGCCCGACGGCACCGCGCGCTACCTGGACGCCGAGCCCGGCACGCCGCTGGGCGTGGACACCACCCTGCCGCGCCCCGGTCACCACGTCGCGCTGCCGGCGAACAGCACCGTCGTCCTCTACACGGACGGGCTCGTCGAGCGCTCGGACGAGTCGCTGGACCGGGGACTGGACTCGCTCGCCGACACCGCCCACCGCCACGCCGGCGCCCCGCTGCGGGAGCTGTGCGCCGCGCTGGCCGACCACCACCCCGGCGACGGCCACGACGACATGGCGGTCCTCGCCCTGCGCACGCCCGCGACGCCGGGGAACGCCCCGTCGGCGGGCCGGGGCTAG
- the eno gene encoding phosphopyruvate hydratase, with product MSTQAASTSTSTSASAPAVHAVDAPIETVTARQIIDSRGNPTVEVDVVLADGSLGRAAVPSGASTGAREAVELRDADAARWHGKGVERAVAHVNGEIAAAVRGRDAADQAGLDAALITLDGTATKSRLGANAILGVSLATAKAAATARRQPLYRYLGGDNAHLLPLPMMNIVNGGAHADNPLDFQEFMIAPVGADTFLDAVRMGSEVFHTLRRDLLAAGHSTAVGDEGGFAPALRTAEEALDFVMTAIERAGYRPGTDIGLVMDPASSEFFRDGVYDYAGEGLRRTPAENADYLARLVDAYPIVSIEDPMAENDLDGWRELTARVGDRCQLTGDDVFCTNETLLREGIRTGVGNSVLVKVNQIGTLSEALATVEVAHRAGWTAVMSHRSGETEDTTIADLAVATGCGQIKTGSLSRSDRTAKYNQLIRIEEELGEVARYAGRSALRGA from the coding sequence ATGTCCACACAGGCTGCTTCCACGTCCACGTCCACGTCCGCGTCCGCGCCGGCGGTCCACGCCGTCGACGCCCCCATCGAGACCGTCACCGCCCGCCAGATCATCGACAGTCGGGGCAACCCCACGGTCGAGGTCGACGTCGTCCTCGCCGACGGGTCGCTCGGCCGCGCGGCCGTCCCCTCCGGCGCCTCCACCGGCGCCCGGGAGGCCGTGGAACTGCGCGACGCGGACGCGGCGCGCTGGCACGGCAAGGGCGTCGAGCGCGCGGTGGCCCATGTGAACGGGGAGATCGCGGCGGCCGTGCGTGGCCGCGACGCGGCCGACCAGGCCGGGCTCGACGCCGCGCTGATCACCCTCGACGGCACCGCCACCAAGTCCCGGCTGGGCGCCAACGCGATCCTCGGCGTCTCCCTCGCCACCGCCAAGGCCGCCGCCACCGCCCGCCGCCAGCCCCTCTACCGCTACCTCGGCGGCGACAACGCCCACCTGCTGCCGCTGCCGATGATGAACATCGTCAACGGCGGCGCCCACGCCGACAACCCGCTGGACTTCCAGGAGTTCATGATCGCTCCGGTGGGCGCGGACACCTTCCTCGACGCCGTCCGGATGGGCAGCGAGGTCTTCCACACCCTGCGCCGCGACCTGCTGGCCGCCGGGCACTCCACGGCCGTCGGCGACGAGGGCGGCTTCGCCCCCGCGCTGCGCACGGCCGAGGAGGCGCTCGACTTCGTCATGACCGCCATCGAGCGCGCCGGCTACCGCCCGGGCACGGACATCGGCCTGGTCATGGACCCGGCGTCGTCGGAGTTCTTCCGCGACGGGGTGTACGACTACGCCGGCGAGGGGCTGCGCCGCACCCCCGCCGAGAACGCCGACTACCTGGCCAGGCTCGTCGACGCGTACCCGATCGTCTCCATCGAGGACCCGATGGCGGAGAACGACCTGGACGGCTGGCGCGAGCTGACCGCCCGCGTCGGCGACCGCTGCCAGCTCACCGGCGACGACGTGTTCTGCACCAACGAGACGCTGCTGCGCGAGGGCATCCGCACCGGCGTCGGCAACTCGGTCCTGGTCAAGGTCAACCAGATCGGCACCCTGTCCGAGGCGCTGGCCACGGTGGAGGTGGCCCACCGGGCGGGCTGGACGGCCGTCATGTCACACCGCTCGGGGGAGACGGAGGACACCACGATCGCGGACCTCGCGGTGGCGACCGGCTGCGGCCAGATCAAGACCGGTTCGCTCTCCCGCTCCGACCGTACGGCGAAGTACAACCAACTCATCCGCATCGAGGAGGAGTTGGGCGAGGTGGCACGCTACGCGGGCCGCTCCGCACTGCGCGGGGCGTGA
- a CDS encoding AAA family ATPase — MAQRPRSTGCLIISGMPGSGKSTVAPLVAAHHERAAHISGDVLSYMVVRGRVGFLGEPADESRRQAMLCARNMCALADNFAENDVFPVIEHTIADREMLDAMVGWLRPRPVLFVVLAPPLAICRERDARRPERSRVHFDFGPQYREMSERLAGTGWWLDTATQTPGETAAAIASQAHERAAL, encoded by the coding sequence GTGGCACAGCGTCCGCGCTCCACGGGGTGCCTGATCATCTCGGGCATGCCCGGCTCGGGAAAGTCGACGGTCGCACCGCTGGTGGCCGCCCACCACGAACGCGCGGCCCACATCAGCGGCGACGTCCTGTCGTACATGGTGGTGCGGGGCCGCGTCGGCTTCCTCGGCGAGCCCGCCGATGAGTCCCGGCGCCAGGCGATGCTGTGCGCCCGCAACATGTGCGCGCTGGCCGACAACTTCGCCGAGAACGACGTCTTCCCGGTCATCGAGCACACCATCGCCGACCGCGAGATGCTCGACGCCATGGTGGGCTGGCTGCGGCCCCGTCCCGTGCTGTTCGTGGTGCTGGCGCCGCCGCTCGCGATCTGCCGGGAGCGCGACGCCCGCCGCCCCGAGCGCTCCCGGGTCCACTTCGACTTCGGCCCGCAGTACCGGGAGATGAGCGAGCGCCTTGCCGGCACCGGCTGGTGGCTGGACACCGCGACCCAGACCCCGGGGGAGACGGCCGCCGCGATCGCGAGCCAGGCGCACGAACGGGCCGCGCTCTGA